The following coding sequences lie in one Saccharomonospora amisosensis genomic window:
- a CDS encoding cytochrome c biogenesis CcdA family protein → MDTVTQLATSGPLLLAAGLAMLAGAVSFASPCVVPLVPGYLAYLAALVGADAPAVSTAEAPKQRRFAVVGAAGLFVLGFTVVFTAGVGSLVWLADALLVNQETLQRVGGVLTIAMALVFLGLIPGLQRDVRVHHVPRAGLWGAPVLGAVFGLGWTPCIGPTLSGVLAIASASGDAGARGFLLVLVYCVGLGLPFLLIAAGARWAVGATDWLRRNGRKVQVFGGALLLVVGILLVTGLWAELVGWMRDAFITDTRLPI, encoded by the coding sequence GTGGACACGGTGACCCAGCTGGCGACCTCCGGCCCGCTGCTGCTCGCCGCCGGGCTCGCCATGCTCGCGGGCGCGGTGTCGTTCGCGTCGCCGTGTGTCGTCCCACTCGTTCCTGGCTACCTGGCCTACCTCGCCGCGCTCGTCGGCGCGGACGCCCCCGCCGTCTCCACCGCCGAGGCGCCCAAGCAGCGCAGGTTCGCGGTCGTCGGTGCGGCCGGGCTGTTCGTACTCGGCTTCACCGTGGTGTTCACCGCGGGGGTCGGCAGTCTCGTCTGGCTGGCAGATGCGTTGCTTGTCAACCAGGAAACGCTGCAACGTGTCGGCGGTGTGCTCACGATCGCGATGGCTCTGGTGTTCCTCGGCCTCATCCCTGGCCTGCAGCGCGACGTGCGCGTCCACCACGTGCCGAGGGCGGGACTGTGGGGAGCGCCGGTACTCGGAGCGGTTTTCGGCCTCGGCTGGACGCCGTGTATCGGACCGACGCTGTCCGGCGTGCTGGCCATCGCCAGCGCAAGCGGCGACGCGGGCGCGCGTGGCTTCCTGCTCGTGCTGGTGTACTGCGTCGGGCTCGGCCTGCCGTTCCTGCTGATCGCGGCAGGAGCCCGGTGGGCGGTGGGGGCCACCGACTGGCTGCGCCGCAACGGGCGCAAGGTGCAGGTGTTCGGCGGCGCGTTGCTGCTGGTGGTGGGCATCCTGCTGGTGACAGGCCTTTGGGCGGAACTGGTCGGTTGGATGCGGGACGCGTTCATCACCGACACGAGGCTGCCGATATGA
- the resB gene encoding cytochrome c biogenesis protein ResB — protein MTGTLTPEHKHYRHTRARAALAFVRNTWRGLTSMRTALVLLFLLALAAMPGALLPQRNLNAPKTDAYIAEHGWWGTLLDRLGFFDVYASVWFSAIYLLLMISLVGCLLPRSLEYYRAMRTEPVLTPRNLGRLPHHAKAEVQGEVGDVVAAARKRLRGWRLVEREESGGVRTVSAERGYLREAGNLVFHFGMLGLIIAFALGKMYSYEGQVIVQADGQQFCNSGIFAYDSFNPGLRVDGTELTPFCVRVNDFKPTFTEAGQPVSYDADIEYQAGADLESGTWRPYHLQVNEPLRTEGDRVYLLGHGFAPTFTVTYPDGESRTHTIQWRPVDQATLLSEGATKFDPPGVTDPRQRREQQLAVTGLFAPTAALQGSLLTSAGPELTDPAVAVDVMRGDLGVDSGRGQSIFEIDQSMVDSGRLERVARENLKVGERITLDDGTTVSFDGVRRWVSLQVSHDPTQGWVLGFAVAMFLGLGLSLFLKRRRLWVRATPVAGPADLRHTVVEIGGLARTDQAGYGEEFTTIARDLLRRGPRDRKAR, from the coding sequence ATGACCGGCACGCTGACGCCCGAACACAAGCACTACCGCCACACCAGGGCCCGCGCGGCGCTGGCTTTCGTGCGCAACACCTGGCGCGGCCTCACCTCCATGCGTACCGCGCTGGTGCTGCTGTTCCTGCTCGCGCTCGCCGCGATGCCGGGTGCGCTGCTGCCGCAGCGCAACCTCAACGCGCCGAAAACGGATGCCTACATCGCCGAGCACGGCTGGTGGGGAACCCTGCTCGACCGGCTCGGATTCTTCGACGTCTACGCGAGCGTGTGGTTCTCGGCCATCTACCTGCTGCTGATGATCTCGCTCGTCGGCTGCCTGCTGCCACGCAGCCTGGAGTACTACCGCGCGATGCGCACCGAGCCGGTACTGACGCCGCGCAACCTCGGCAGGCTGCCCCACCACGCGAAGGCGGAGGTGCAGGGCGAGGTCGGTGACGTCGTCGCGGCGGCGAGGAAGCGGCTGCGTGGCTGGCGGCTGGTGGAGCGCGAGGAAAGCGGCGGCGTGCGCACCGTCAGCGCGGAGCGCGGCTACCTGCGCGAAGCGGGCAACCTGGTGTTCCACTTCGGCATGCTTGGCCTGATCATCGCCTTCGCCCTCGGCAAGATGTACTCCTACGAGGGTCAGGTGATCGTCCAGGCCGACGGCCAGCAGTTCTGCAACTCGGGCATCTTCGCCTACGACTCGTTCAACCCGGGCCTTCGGGTGGACGGCACCGAGCTGACACCGTTCTGCGTGCGTGTGAACGACTTCAAGCCCACCTTCACCGAGGCAGGACAGCCGGTGAGCTACGACGCCGACATCGAGTACCAGGCAGGCGCGGACCTGGAGTCGGGGACGTGGCGGCCTTACCACCTACAGGTCAACGAGCCACTTCGCACCGAGGGCGACCGGGTCTACCTGTTGGGACACGGCTTCGCGCCGACGTTCACCGTCACCTATCCGGACGGAGAGTCCCGCACGCACACGATCCAGTGGCGGCCCGTCGACCAGGCGACGCTGCTGTCGGAGGGGGCGACCAAGTTCGACCCGCCCGGTGTCACGGACCCGAGGCAGCGCCGCGAGCAGCAGTTGGCCGTGACCGGGCTGTTCGCGCCGACCGCCGCGTTGCAGGGCTCGCTGCTGACGTCGGCGGGTCCGGAGCTGACCGATCCCGCGGTCGCCGTGGACGTCATGCGGGGCGACCTCGGTGTCGACTCCGGCAGGGGCCAGTCCATCTTCGAGATCGATCAATCCATGGTGGACAGCGGCAGGCTCGAGCGGGTCGCGAGGGAGAACCTGAAGGTAGGCGAGCGGATCACTCTCGACGACGGCACGACGGTGAGCTTCGACGGTGTGCGCAGGTGGGTGTCGTTGCAGGTGTCGCACGACCCGACCCAGGGCTGGGTGCTGGGTTTCGCGGTGGCGATGTTCCTCGGACTCGGGTTGTCGCTGTTCCTCAAGCGGCGCAGGCTGTGGGTCCGGGCCACCCCCGTGGCGGGGCCAGCTGATCTCCGACATACTGTAGTAGAAATTGGCGGGCTTGCCCGTACCGACCAGGCCGGGTATGGCGAGGAGTTCACCACGATCGCCCGTGATCTCCTGCGCCGCGGTCCTCGCGACAGAAAGGCACGCTGA
- the ccsB gene encoding c-type cytochrome biogenesis protein CcsB, giving the protein MPVNEALSQYSDWSYTTAVAVYVLAMVFFLIEQAFGRKGRGAAERTRTRQLVGAAVSPGGSSKAAADDAFEVLPDEPEPPRGPRSRAERFGRMGVALTVLAVLFHLAALVLRGLATSRVPWGNMYEYIMVVCLIAVVAWLAVLRKSPVRHLSAFVLLPVVILMFIGGTMLYAVAAPLQPALQSYWLVIHVAAAAASSGVFLIPGVASMLYLVRSRHENNPAKFARFGPRLPSLDVLDRVAYRTTVFAFPVFTFGVICGAVWAEAAWGRFWGWDPKEIVAFVAWVVYAAYLHSRATAGWRGTRAATINVVGFAVTVFNLFFVNLVTAGLHSYAGVG; this is encoded by the coding sequence ATGCCGGTGAACGAGGCGTTGTCGCAGTACAGCGACTGGTCGTACACCACGGCCGTCGCGGTGTACGTGCTGGCGATGGTGTTCTTCCTCATCGAGCAAGCTTTCGGGCGTAAGGGGCGCGGCGCCGCCGAACGCACTCGCACGCGGCAACTGGTTGGCGCCGCCGTCTCGCCAGGCGGGTCCTCGAAGGCTGCCGCGGACGATGCCTTCGAGGTGTTGCCGGACGAGCCGGAGCCGCCGCGCGGTCCCCGCAGCCGCGCCGAGCGGTTCGGCCGGATGGGCGTGGCGCTGACGGTGCTCGCCGTGCTGTTCCACCTCGCCGCACTGGTGCTGCGCGGGCTCGCGACCAGCCGCGTGCCCTGGGGCAACATGTATGAGTACATCATGGTGGTCTGCCTGATCGCCGTGGTCGCCTGGCTGGCCGTGCTGCGGAAGTCGCCGGTGCGGCACCTCTCGGCGTTCGTGCTGCTGCCCGTGGTGATCCTGATGTTCATCGGCGGCACGATGCTGTACGCGGTCGCCGCTCCGTTGCAGCCCGCGCTGCAGTCATACTGGCTGGTCATCCACGTCGCGGCCGCCGCGGCGTCCTCGGGTGTGTTCCTCATCCCCGGTGTGGCAAGCATGCTGTATCTGGTCAGGTCGAGGCATGAGAACAACCCGGCGAAGTTCGCGCGGTTCGGGCCGAGGCTGCCCTCGCTGGACGTGCTGGACCGCGTCGCCTACCGGACCACCGTGTTCGCCTTCCCCGTCTTCACATTCGGGGTGATCTGCGGGGCTGTCTGGGCCGAGGCCGCGTGGGGCCGGTTCTGGGGCTGGGACCCCAAGGAGATCGTCGCGTTCGTCGCGTGGGTGGTCTATGCCGCGTACCTGCACTCCCGCGCCACCGCGGGCTGGCGGGGCACCAGGGCGGCCACGATCAACGTGGTCGGGTTCGCAGTGACCGTCTTCAACCTGTTCTTCGTCAACCTCGTCACCGCGGGGCTTCACTCGTATGCCGGAGTGGGCTGA
- a CDS encoding MinD/ParA family ATP-binding protein, whose product MTGPNEQHGQDQPLLSDASTDSTPHPAVSGSRERTARQPYPHQPADPNLPPLLPQQGSGPDPHTGPLPAQPQPQQGVPGQQPPPPLPHPQQRGRHPFVNGADLASSQFVRRMKRSPQSGWRKALYLGTGKLINPGESPADRKRRELISRVNQPLRGCYKIAMLSLKGGVGKTTTTTTLGSTFASLRGDRVVAVDANPDRGTLSQKIPIETTATVRHLLRDADRITRYSDVRAYTSQGASRLEILASEQDPAVSEAFSETDYRRVVALLEHFYNILLTDCGTGLMHSAMKGVLDSADSLVVVSSGSVDGARSASATLDWLDAHGYGDLVSRSVAVINSVRPKAGSVDLDKLAAHFAARVREVVRIPFDPHLEEGAEIELERLQPATRLALLELAAAVADGFAADRVIR is encoded by the coding sequence GTGACCGGACCCAACGAACAGCACGGGCAGGATCAGCCGCTCTTATCCGACGCCAGCACGGATTCCACGCCGCACCCGGCGGTGTCCGGGTCGCGGGAACGAACCGCGCGGCAGCCCTACCCGCACCAACCGGCCGATCCGAACCTGCCCCCGCTGTTGCCGCAGCAGGGGTCGGGGCCTGATCCGCACACCGGACCACTGCCCGCACAACCGCAACCGCAGCAGGGCGTACCGGGCCAGCAACCGCCGCCTCCGCTGCCGCACCCGCAGCAGCGAGGCAGGCACCCGTTCGTCAATGGTGCGGACCTCGCGAGTTCGCAGTTCGTTCGCCGGATGAAGCGCAGTCCCCAGTCCGGCTGGCGTAAGGCGCTTTACCTGGGTACGGGCAAGCTGATCAACCCAGGTGAGAGTCCTGCCGACCGCAAACGCCGGGAACTGATCTCACGGGTGAACCAGCCGCTTCGGGGTTGCTACAAGATCGCGATGCTCAGCCTGAAGGGCGGCGTGGGTAAGACCACCACCACGACCACGTTGGGGTCCACCTTCGCTTCGTTGCGAGGTGATCGGGTCGTCGCGGTGGACGCCAACCCCGACCGGGGAACGCTTTCGCAAAAGATTCCCATCGAGACCACCGCCACCGTGCGGCACCTGCTCAGGGATGCCGACCGCATCACCAGGTACAGCGACGTGCGCGCGTATACGTCACAGGGCGCCAGCAGGTTGGAGATCCTGGCCAGCGAGCAGGACCCCGCCGTGTCCGAGGCGTTCTCCGAAACCGACTACCGGCGCGTGGTGGCGCTGCTGGAACACTTCTACAACATCCTGCTGACCGACTGCGGTACCGGACTGATGCACTCGGCGATGAAGGGTGTGCTGGACTCGGCCGACTCGCTCGTTGTGGTCTCGTCCGGTTCGGTCGACGGTGCGCGCAGCGCGTCGGCGACGCTGGACTGGCTGGACGCGCACGGCTACGGCGACCTGGTCAGCCGGTCGGTGGCCGTCATCAACTCCGTGCGCCCGAAAGCGGGCTCGGTGGATCTGGACAAGTTGGCCGCGCACTTCGCCGCGAGGGTGCGCGAGGTCGTCCGGATACCGTTCGACCCTCACCTGGAGGAGGGCGCGGAAATCGAGTTGGAACGGCTGCAACCCGCGACGAGGCTCGCGCTGCTGGAACTCGCGGCCGCGGTCGCCGACGGATTCGCGGCCGACCGCGTGATCCGCTAG
- a CDS encoding BldC family transcriptional regulator: protein MTASTGGRLLTPGEVAALFRVDPKTVTRWATAGRIGSIRTPGGHRRFRESEVNQLLAELTTDATDMRHA from the coding sequence GTGACCGCGAGCACGGGAGGACGGCTACTGACACCGGGTGAGGTCGCCGCACTGTTCCGGGTCGACCCGAAGACGGTGACACGCTGGGCCACAGCGGGGCGTATCGGCTCGATCCGCACACCGGGCGGCCACCGGCGGTTTCGGGAATCCGAGGTCAATCAGCTGCTGGCGGAACTGACCACGGACGCCACCGATATGCGGCACGCCTGA